A stretch of Tenrec ecaudatus isolate mTenEca1 chromosome 2, mTenEca1.hap1, whole genome shotgun sequence DNA encodes these proteins:
- the RNF44 gene encoding RING finger protein 44 isoform X1, with the protein MRPWAVAVTRWPPSAPVGQRRFSAGPGSVPGQLRHSLGREGPLAGPPAQDERLPSQQLPPGPPHLSVEEQRRASAPAGGSPRMLHPATQQSPFMVDLHEQVHQGPVPLSYTVTTVTTQGFPVPSGQPLPGCSAQQLPACSVMFSGQHYPLCCLPPPLIQACTMQQLPVPYQVYPPLLSSDHYILHPPPPPAPPTQPPHMAPLGQFMSLQTQHPRMPLQRLDNDVELRGDQHPLGSFTYSTSAPGPTLSPSVPLHYLPHEPLPQELPFGMPYSHMMPRRLSTQRYRLQQPMPPPPPPPPPPPYYPSFLPYFLSMLPMSPTAMGPTISLDLDVDDVEMENYEALLNLAERLGDAKPRGLTKGDIEQLPSYRFNHDSHQSEQTLCVVCFSDFEARQLLRVLPCNHEFHAKCVDKWLKANRTCPICRADASEVPREAE; encoded by the exons ATGCGACCATGGGCGGTGGCAGTGACTAGGTGGCCCCCCTCTGCACCTGTGGGTCAGCGGCGATTCTCGGCAGGGCCTGGAAGTGTCCCTGGCCAGCTCCGGCACAG CCTTGGCCGCGAGGGCCCCCTGGCCGGCCCACCTGCCCAGGATGAGCGCTTACCCTCCCAGCAGCTGCCACCCGGACCACCTCACCTCTCTGTAGAGGAGCAGCGCCGAGCCTCGGCTCCTGCCGGCGGGAGCCCCCGGATGCTGCACCCAGCCACTCAGCAGAGCCCATTCATGGTTGATCTCCACGAGCAG GTGCACCAGGGACCCGTCCCTCTGTCCTACACAGTCACCACCGTGACCACTCAAGGCTTTCCGGTGCCTTCGGGCCAGCCCCTCCCTGGCTGTAGTGCCCAGCAGCTCCCAGCATGCTCCGTGATGTTCAGCGGACAGCACTACCCCCTGTGCTGCCTCCCGCCCCCA CTGATCCAGGCATGCACCATGCAGCAGCTCCCAGTGccctaccaggtctacccgccccTCCTCTCCAGCGACCACTACATCCTACACCCGCCACCGCCGCCAGCCCCGCCTACCCAGCCTCCCCACATGGCGCCACTGGGGCAGTTCATGTCACTGCAGACCCAGCACCCGAGGATG CCCCTGCAGCGGCTTGACAACGATGTGGAGCTGCGGGGGGACCAGCACCCCCTGGGGAGCTTCACCTACTCCACCTCTGCGCCtggccccaccctctctccctccgtGCCGCTGCACTACCTGCCGCATGAGCCGCTGCCCCAGGAGCTGCCCTTCGGCATG CCATATTCCCACATGATGCCGCGGAGACTGAGCACCCAGAGATACCGCCTGCAACAGCcgatgccaccaccacccccgccgccgccgccaccaccgtATTACCCCAGTTTCCTACCCTACTTCCT CTCGATGCTGCCAATGTCACCCACTGCCATGGGGCCCACCATCAGCCTGGACCTTGATGTGGATGATGTGGAGATGGAGAACTATGAG GCCCTCCTGAACCTGGCAGAGCGCTTGGGTGATGCCAAGCCTCGAGGCCTCACCAAAGGCGACATAGAGCAGCTCCCATCCTACCGCTTCAACCATGACAGCCATCAGTCAGAGCAGACACT GTGCGTCGTCTGCTTCAGCGACTTCGAGGCACGGCAGCTGCTCCGGGTCCTCCCCTGCAACCATGAATTCCATGCCAAGTGTGTGGACAAGTGGTTAAAG gcCAACCGGACGTGCCCCATCTGCCGGGCAGACGCCTCCGAGGTGCCCAGGGAGGCCGAGTGA
- the RNF44 gene encoding RING finger protein 44 isoform X2, translating into MLHPATQQSPFMVDLHEQVHQGPVPLSYTVTTVTTQGFPVPSGQPLPGCSAQQLPACSVMFSGQHYPLCCLPPPLIQACTMQQLPVPYQVYPPLLSSDHYILHPPPPPAPPTQPPHMAPLGQFMSLQTQHPRMPLQRLDNDVELRGDQHPLGSFTYSTSAPGPTLSPSVPLHYLPHEPLPQELPFGMPYSHMMPRRLSTQRYRLQQPMPPPPPPPPPPPYYPSFLPYFLSMLPMSPTAMGPTISLDLDVDDVEMENYEALLNLAERLGDAKPRGLTKGDIEQLPSYRFNHDSHQSEQTLCVVCFSDFEARQLLRVLPCNHEFHAKCVDKWLKANRTCPICRADASEVPREAE; encoded by the exons ATGCTGCACCCAGCCACTCAGCAGAGCCCATTCATGGTTGATCTCCACGAGCAG GTGCACCAGGGACCCGTCCCTCTGTCCTACACAGTCACCACCGTGACCACTCAAGGCTTTCCGGTGCCTTCGGGCCAGCCCCTCCCTGGCTGTAGTGCCCAGCAGCTCCCAGCATGCTCCGTGATGTTCAGCGGACAGCACTACCCCCTGTGCTGCCTCCCGCCCCCA CTGATCCAGGCATGCACCATGCAGCAGCTCCCAGTGccctaccaggtctacccgccccTCCTCTCCAGCGACCACTACATCCTACACCCGCCACCGCCGCCAGCCCCGCCTACCCAGCCTCCCCACATGGCGCCACTGGGGCAGTTCATGTCACTGCAGACCCAGCACCCGAGGATG CCCCTGCAGCGGCTTGACAACGATGTGGAGCTGCGGGGGGACCAGCACCCCCTGGGGAGCTTCACCTACTCCACCTCTGCGCCtggccccaccctctctccctccgtGCCGCTGCACTACCTGCCGCATGAGCCGCTGCCCCAGGAGCTGCCCTTCGGCATG CCATATTCCCACATGATGCCGCGGAGACTGAGCACCCAGAGATACCGCCTGCAACAGCcgatgccaccaccacccccgccgccgccgccaccaccgtATTACCCCAGTTTCCTACCCTACTTCCT CTCGATGCTGCCAATGTCACCCACTGCCATGGGGCCCACCATCAGCCTGGACCTTGATGTGGATGATGTGGAGATGGAGAACTATGAG GCCCTCCTGAACCTGGCAGAGCGCTTGGGTGATGCCAAGCCTCGAGGCCTCACCAAAGGCGACATAGAGCAGCTCCCATCCTACCGCTTCAACCATGACAGCCATCAGTCAGAGCAGACACT GTGCGTCGTCTGCTTCAGCGACTTCGAGGCACGGCAGCTGCTCCGGGTCCTCCCCTGCAACCATGAATTCCATGCCAAGTGTGTGGACAAGTGGTTAAAG gcCAACCGGACGTGCCCCATCTGCCGGGCAGACGCCTCCGAGGTGCCCAGGGAGGCCGAGTGA